In Ailuropoda melanoleuca isolate Jingjing chromosome 4, ASM200744v2, whole genome shotgun sequence, the following proteins share a genomic window:
- the LOC117801788 gene encoding 3-oxo-5-alpha-steroid 4-dehydrogenase 2-like — translation MTVPCQQSPVLAGSATLAALGALVLYLAKPSGYGKYSESLMPAATRLPARAAWFLQELPSFAVPAGILAQHPRSLFGQPATVLLGLFCAHYFHRVGAGWFWDPERVYVRASPKGNRAQSGR, via the exons ATGACCGTTCCCTGCCAGCAGAGCCCGGTGCTGGCAGGCAGCGCCACTTTGGCCGCCCTGGGGGCGCTGGTCCTGTACCTCGCGAAGCCCTCCGGCTACGGGAAGTACTCGGAGAGCCTGATGCCCGCCGCTACCCGCCTGCCCGCCCGCGCCGCCTGGTTCCTGCAGGAGCTGCCCTCCTTCGCGGTGCCCGCGGGGATCCTTGCCCAGCATCCACGCTCGCTCTTCGGCCAGCCTGCGACGGTGCTCCTGGGCCTCTTCTGCGCACATTACTTCCACAG ggtgggggcaggctggTTCTGGGATCCCGAGAGAGTCTACGTACGGGCATCTCCCAAAGGAAACCGGGCTCAGAGCGGCCGATAA